In Toxoplasma gondii ME49 chromosome X, whole genome shotgun sequence, a single genomic region encodes these proteins:
- a CDS encoding hypothetical protein (encoded by transcript TGME49_226340): MTMASLSVEAMGECPPAQNADHSPLLSPVPRSPAKSVAPLSSGSSSETANPRSSADLPSAGSSPLSTLPPTRQSSAQEGGFFGSPQDSRAATPSWMCDDDPFAHIVRRAAAPSLSPGQKGGLAASFSSFGVPASPDSHSLAASTLSDGGLRPLDRLTLERGADAPACGSLSGRTEQGSKVRGGAEAGNLSDFCGLRGDADSAFAPSGLSPAGAPSVGASPLFFSDADLQVLAAPENPKTRATLASAEETSDDGRAPQDPRKQNNVPDELDEFFSSAHLSQPCACPSSSSSSSALFSSSSLRAESRAEQPLAGSLIDGEVVMSAKESAESHDSQEGDAEKRREELRRDSQAAEHSPTAAESWSIFNRQMQGWDMVQKEGKRPAADVEEQQLEDAGKKTVWVVHQGACTPVSWYEDTSAEDVKAAVLCACDVMLDDDLEERDEGSGRAKGRTCFALRQIEPLPQTADVDCESLFLDVCVLHLREGEMARPGHLGGGDTPLETQTGERDNAKQKALKVVKGRRVRFDQFGRLMDGCTYMLEKYQEATEEAEKELEKMQSITGDRWRRLLIPVHPLLHIESQKAFERMMQGTNLLKHTSYGYPHLRQFQLSMDRRRLLWYTSSKAKSSSVVHLSLLRGILFGQQSPTFESYRLPGLQHLSFSLVFWSGACPPDPESDEDEDEDETERKTRNAIELKAPIPGARTLDLTCKDEFEFDMWITGLKAIIAANKGLRVSKKLLLSHSRRFRRALARNNVTIKLTALPEVKEPGQVNLDDCMDLPWHPPELLQKKYDGLQRRIQAAAVEIRRLNYKQLPHGRGATIPDVCELSGSGPAYAGVYGEVGEVDDEEMEHRRMVELLHQVFSVLSNARGALSTFKSEIERKAAEAEGDNLRHASNDSGSGASACQREQEGEQEREETKEAREETEVVVSISSSGEVTKKSRRPESEAGARDEDLSFEEKFKKYSSRSASSLEAVQAVQEQVKESMLSLWQQAAPISQEAQKFFEHAVAAVVGNDEEVEAMENGDDRSWTAEEISRLKQINQLLWKAEVDLENVEDILARFQQSHLELARGIVASVSGLNQKLSEEVHRWGSQLTSFMSDFVSRLNTLPAALVADDAQAALRATAASASSSLAGAGRRRVVSSPVESEAERRQAPDLFDRVPPPPTI, from the exons ATGACCATGGCGTCCTTGTCTGTGGAGGCGATGGGGGAGTGCCCGCCAGCTCAAAACGCCGACCACTCGCCTCTGTTGTCACCggttcctcgttctcctgcGAAGTCTGTCGCGCCTCTGTCATCAGGATCCTCCTCTGAAACTGCGAACCCCAGATCTTCCGCAGATCTGCCTTCCGCCGGCTCTTCGCCCCTCTCGACGCTTCCACCGACGCGGCAGAGCTCCGCGCAAGAAGGCGGCTTTTTTGGGTCGCCGCAGGACTCTCGCGCAGCGACGCCCAGCTGGATGTGTGACGACGACCCCTTTGCGCACATTGTCCGCCGAGCAGCGgccccgtctctctctcctggacAGAAGGGCGGCCTCGCGGCTTCTTTTTCAAGTTTCGGCGTCCCCGCCTCTCCAGACTCTCACTCCCTCGCTGCCTCGACGCTCAGCGACGGGGGGCTGCGGCCGCTGGACAGACTGAcgctggagagaggcgcggacGCACCTGCCTGTGGATCTTTGAGTGGGAGAACAGAACAGGGGTCTAAGGTCCGTGGAGGAGCTGAGGCCGGAAATTTGTCGGACTTCTGTGGTCTCCGTGGGGACGCAGATTCGGCTTTCGCTCCAAGTGGACTGTCTCCTGCGGGTGCCCCTTCCGTTGGTGcttcgccgctcttcttctcagatGCAGATCTCCAGGTGTTGGCAGCTCCAGAAAATCCTAAGACTCGCGCGACTCTCGCCTCCGCGGAAGAGACTTCGGACGACGGACGCGCACCACAAGACCCGCGAAAGCAGAACAACGTCCCGGACGAGCTCGATGaattcttctcctctgcccaCCTCTCCCAACCGTGCGcctgcccttcttcctcttcttcctcttctgccttattttcttcttcttctttgagGGCCGAGAGCCGGGCCGAGCAGCCACTGGCGGGGTCACTCATCGACGGGGAGGTGGTGATGTCTGCGAaggagagcgcagagagcCATGACAGtcaagaaggagacgcagaaaagagaagagaggagctgAGGCGCGACAGCCAAGCCGCCGAACATAGTCCGACTGCTGCTGAGTCCTGGTCGATTTTCAACAGGCAAATGCAGGGCTGGGACATGgtgcagaaggaaggaaagagacccGCCGCAGACGTCGAGGAACAGCAGCTCGAAGACGCAGGGAAAAAGACCGTCTGGGTAGTGCACCAG GGTGCGTGTACACCTGTCTCCTGGTATGAAGACACTTCGGCCGAAGATGTGAAAGCAGCTGttctgtgtgcatgcgacgTGATGCTGGACGACGACTTGGAAGAGCGCGATGAGGGCAGCGGACGCGCGAAAGGCAGAACCTGTTTCGCCCTCAGACAAATTGAACCTCTCCCTCAAAC GGCAGACGTGGACTGCGAGTCGTTGTTTCTAGACGTCTGCGTATTGCATctgcgagagggagagatggCGAGGCCTGGCCACCTGgggggaggagacacccccctggaaacgcagacaggcgagagagacaatgcgaagcagaaagcgcTGAAAGTCGTGAAGGGCCGCCGAGTGCGCTTCGACCAGTTCGGGCGCCTCATGGACGGCTGCACCTACATGTTGGAAAAATATCAAGAAGccactgaagaagcagagaaggagctCGAAAAAATGCAGTCCATCACAG GGGATCGTTGGCGTCGTCTTCTGATTCCAGTGCACCCGCTTCTGCACATTGAGAGTCAAAAGGCCTTTGAACGCATGATGCAAG GGACGAATTTGTTGAAGCACACGAGTTACGGCTACCCCCATTTGCGTCAGTTTCAGTTGTCGATGGATCGGCGGCGGTTGCTGTGGTACACTTCATCGAAAGCCAAGTCTTCTTCAGTGGTGCATCTCTCGCTGCTGCGAGGCATTCTCTTCGGCCAGCAGTCGCCCACGTTTGAGAGCTACAGACTCCCGGGTCTGCAgcatctctccttctccctcgtcttctggtCGGGCGCTTGCCCTCCGGATccggagagcgacgaggacgaagacgaagacgaaacggagaggaaaacgcggaaCGCGATTGAGCTGAAGGCGCCGATCCCCGGGGCGAGAACTCTCGATCTCACCTGCAAAGACGAATTCGAATTCGACATGTGGATCACCGGGCTGAAGGCCATCATCGCAGCCAACAAGGGCTTGCGCGTCAGCAAAAAGTTGCTGCTCTCGCACTCCAGAAGATTCAG GCGCGCGCTGGCAAGGAATAACGTGACAATCAAATTGACGGCGCTACCAGAGGTGAAGGAACCTGGGCAGGTGAACCTCGACGACTGCATGGACTTGCCGTGGCATCCCCCAGAGCTCCTGCAAAA GAAGTACGACGGCCTCCAACGCAGAATTCAAGCGGCAGCTGTCGAG ATTCGGCGTCTCAACTACAAACAGCTGCCTCATGGGCGCGGCGCCACCATCCCCGACGTCTGCGAGCTCTCTGGATCG GGCCCAGCGTATGCTGGAGTGTACGGGGAGGTGGGCGAGGttgacgacgaagaaatgGAACACCGCAGAATGGTCGAGTTGCTGCACCAGGTCTTCAGCGTCCTCTCGAATGCGCGCGGCGCTCTCAGCA CCTTCAAATCTGAAATTgagaggaaagcagcagaagcagagggcgaCAACCTTCGACATGCTTCCAACGACAGTGGGTCGGGCGCCTCCGCGtgtcagagagaacaagagggagaacaagagagagaagaaacgaaagaagcgcgagaagagaccgaAGTGGTTGTGAGCATATCTTCTTCGGGAGAAGTcacgaagaagtcgaggaggcCCGAGAGCGAGGCAGGAGCGCGTGACGAGGATCTTTCTTTCGAGGAAAAATTCAAGAAATACTCCAGCAGAagcgcctcctcgctcgAAGCCGTCCAAGCTGTCCAA GAACAGGTGAAGGAGAGCATGTTGAGTCTCTGGCAGCAGGCGGCTCCGATTTCgcaggaggcgcagaagTTCTTCGAGCACGCTGTTGCGGCAGTGGTTGGGAacgacgaggaagtcgaagccatggaaaacggagacgaccGCTCGTGGACAGCTGAAGAG atTTCGCGGCTGAAGCAAATCAACCAGTTGCTGTGGAAGGCGGAGGTCGATCTGGAGAACGTGGAAGACATCCTCGCGCGCTTCCAACAGAGTCACTTAGAGCTCGCACGGGGCATTGTCGCCTCCGTCTCAGGTTTAAATCAGAAACTTTCTGAAGAAGTCCACCGATGGGGTTCGCAG ctgACCTCGTTCATGTCGGACTTTGTGAGTCGTCTCAACACGCTGCCTGCGGCTCTCGTTGCGGACGACGCGCAGGCGGCGCTGCGGGCGACGGCGGCCTCGGCCTCGTCATCTCTCGCAGGCGCAGGTCGCCGACGAGTCGTTTCGTCTCCGGTGGAGAGCGAAGCGGAGCGGCGGCAGGCGCCGGACCTCTTCGACAGAGTGCCTCCGCCACCCACGATCtga
- a CDS encoding hypothetical protein (encoded by transcript TGME49_226350), producing MGRTPDSEPLADALESACLSADRRSAPDGFASSSGPRSSSPGRQYCAPQSLSFAPRVSSSQASAVPAFCPVNHSFPPSLLTVPSWAPEPGPRACSASTPRIHFQDKESDVSRPRFFLSAVAHASSPQPCEEDDGVQFFLACDDYSAPSLPPLRQGPAAAAPESRAACLSSQPSFSVPFQSSSASTESGPSAGPGPTGNSAHAPPAVLGTFAHPPASGGSDPTQVSVRCTGGGPSRFPAGGETHRNDGQVFPPGQSQSEAGAVSSFPFEASGAHTVSADPPGFASLPSQLRRPPQTQGPPFSSPGPTFVLAAGPEGKQWKGLEGLPFRPEDGKHIAFSLHAETKQVGSCPALGPGPSVRSDAPQLDQSAPQVAPPQALTSAAGGLLSASRPEPSQPASFEKALADDAGLRPPFSAVPSNSIPSPSTSLPSPAASLSSVQDLPHQSSPEGASVLSRASSGVSGPLGPAAGAIASRTTSSAAVLPPAAAGVAEPAPGVCSAGAPKPAAAPLKGLVSAPRPSAPAGRPHVLKSVGGMHGGKRGPFGTPGLGGLQSGAAVGAARAGPSGAHAERAGVSGENAIFRKAHRTPAEAIVAHAVSAAAAVERQGLGWPALGLFSPGAARGVEKAERDDEDRKACVAAFETELPPMEWLPSISHLLHVFDYISPPILQKCLGEEEASLAGKPHGEDSVTAAKPATSRPDEAAPLPPAGVLSQSKSKGTPEKPEGPAVPAVVSACGSLPPAFPPPVSELLGPPPPPTGGLGRGPFPPASTLAPSALLAGAVDPGSLFSKSRPRGLASKRPHIHTLLHPRGWRHRGLERDDAVRGRGLLPAKAFPATSACANEPDPPASHGRGNPQTGVNPRGTHPGEAPFQRSIVPPDRRLTVVSLDLKRACGAALFDLLRQILERDADIEPVEKGEQAEKTQQGAGAPTTPDTEAAQKSERGEKGSQSNFAGPEGEAENGEGRPAGEAGDASTRLGPGRPERPAAAGLAGDARANACAGKGRAGLPSPEEMLWNLADWHEAVDALCVAWLADASLPPVLSLPQIPAFSPSPSFLSSLPNSLSPYLLRQPVSCLSNRRRRADTSLSGTRAGDCARAESGPVSEAGSPRPEEEGSQTEGTVVAVTGAQAQRETGGEKEAEMKKENEGERKGGNEDERKEDGVDELGDFHWVLSLADLLAADVRRQLATAAEREIDFACLVQMADTLQREEVEQKQLVGLPLEPVARNADAGDDRAPSPKYPGSEGSAGRGGSTPSACGTGPTETRLFHPSSLSAGASASPSLCLSSVSSPASGASGSSYSPSNDDPAAAGAAAALAAPQLSPSSQLGTHAKGPFLGASSGRSLASFAAPSASLAALLSAFACILEVDVQDAESQTRIDDRFHWDLRHGDSAVLAYCQQLGVDFALPPRLVALYRVAFHRGVERRKRDLVSEYKPELKRFHCARGLAPPLGTVAKTRAPMREQRFGGGQLFYRPNRTLFDEGGRAGLSGSLLLPWSSYIVSFRRTQPSIRRPLFLYPPASSACTLVSLLPHTALERLPSPFLAGAPPSLSSDSPFLGRGPRAEDGAAGSGDSKRVSLSQEADKEQRRSLLFDRDGERLSDSSAHAHDVADFGPLVFRGPAAASWPGRRAGHKRRRR from the exons ATGGGGCGGACTCCGGACAGCGAGCCTCTAGCGGACGCTCTCGAATCGGCCTGTCTGTCCGCCGACCGCCGCAGTGCACCGGAcggtttcgcttcttcatccgggcctcgttcttcctcgcctggAAGGCAATACTGTGCTCCTCAGTCCTTGTCATTTGCACCTCGCGTCTCGTCGTCGCAAGCTTCTGCCGTCCCTGCTTTCTGTCCGGTGAACCACAGCTTCCCCCCCTCACTGCTTACCGTGCCATCGTGGGCGCCGGAGCCCGGCCCCCGTGCCTGCTCGGCCTCGACACCTCGGATACACTTTCAAGATAAGGAAAGCGACGTTTCCCGtccccgcttcttcctctctgcggtgGCGCATGCGTCCTCTCCGCAACCgtgtgaagaagacgatggCGTCcagttctttctcgcctgcgaCGACTACTCCGCGCcctcgctgcctcctctgcgACAAGGCCCTgcggctgctgcgcctgAGAGCCGCGCCGCGTGTCTGAGCTCGcagccttctttctccgttccctTCCAGTCGTCGTCTGCCTCCACAGAGTCTGGACCCTCCGCAGGGCCAGGCCCCACAGGAAATTCGGCGCATGCTCCTCCTGCAGTGCTTGGCACCTTTGCGCATCCGCCCGCTTCTGGGGGATCTGATCCCACTCAGGTGTCTGTCCGCTGCACGGGCGGCGGGCCCTCGCGATTCCCTGCAGGCGGCGAGACTCACCGAAACGACGGCCAGGTCTTTCCTCCAGGACAGTCACAGAGCGAGGCTGGAgccgtttcctcgtttcccttcGAAGCCTCAGGCGCGCACACGGTCTCCGCCGATCCGCCGGGCTTCGCCTCGCTGCCTAGCCAGCTGCGCCGGCCTCCTCAGACGCAAGGgcctcccttctcgtctcccggCCCCaccttcgtcctcgccgcCGGCCCAGAGGGAAAACAGTGGAAAGGACTGGAGGGCCTCCCGTTTCGTCCAGAGGACGGAAAACACatcgcgttctctctccatgcGGAGACAAAGCAGGTGGGCTCTTGTCCCGCCTTGGGGCCGGGGCCGAGCGTCCGAAGCGACGCTCCACAGCTCGACCAGTCTGCGCCTCAAGTGGCTCCGCCACAGGCCTTAACGTCCGCTGCCGGGggcctcctctctgcttctcgccccGAGCCATCTCAGCCCGCTTCCTTCGAGAAGGCCCTCGCCGACGACGCTGGACTAAGACCGCCCTTCTCTGCTGTGCCCTCAAACTCgattccttctccctctacTTCACTTCCCTCGCCCGCGGCGtcgctttcgtctgttcAAGATCTTCCTCATCAGTCGTCGCCTGAGGGCGCATCTGTCCTCTCGCGCGCGTCGTCGGGCGTCTCAGGCCCCCTCGGACCTGCAGCCGGGGCGATTGCGTCGCGGACGACTTCGAGCGCCGCGGTGCTTCCGCCAGCTGCAGCAGGCGTTGCAGAGCCTGCCCCCGGGGTTTGTTCGGCGGGTGCGCCGAAGCCCGCGGCGGCCCCCCTGAAGGGCCTGGTCTCGGCGCCGCGGCCGTCGGCGCCTGCGGGGCGGCCGCATGTGCTCAAGAGTGTCGGAGGCATGCACGGCGGGAAGAGGGGGCCCTTCGGGACTCCAGGTCTGGGCGGGCTCCAGAGCGGCGCGGCGGTGGGGGCCGCGCGCGCGGGGCCGTctggagcgcatgcagagcgggCGGGGGTGAGTGGGGAGAATGCGATCTTTCGCAAGGCTCACCGGACTCCCGCGGAGGCAATCGTCGCCCACGCCGTCTCCGCGGCTGCGGCCGTGGAGCGCCAGGGCCTCGGGTGGCCGGCACTGGGCCTGTTCTCCCCAGGAGCGGCGCGCGGCGTCGAGAAGGCCGAGCGCGATGATGAGGACCGAAAGGCCTGTGTCGCGGCCTTCGAGACCGAACTCCCTCCGATGGAGTGGCTTCCGTCCATTTCGCACTTGCTGCATGTTTTTGATTACATTTCGCCGCCGATTCTACAAAAGTGTCtcggcgaagaggaagcctCTCTCGCCGGGAAACCCCACGGTGAAGACAGTGTGACGGCCGCGAAACCTGCAACCTCTCGGCCTGACGAGGCCGCGCCCCTGCCGCCCGCGGGTGTGCTGTCTCAGTCCAAAAGCAAGGGGACGCCTGAGAAGCCCGAAGGGCCTGCAGTCCCCGCAGTTGTCTCCGCGTGTGGCTCGCTCCCGCCCGCCTTTccgccgcctgtctccgagcTGCTGGGCCCCCCGCCGCCGCCCACGGGCGGCTTAGGACGAGGGCCCTTCCCGCCGGCGAGTACCCTCGCTCCCTCAGCTCTTCTTGCCGGCGCAGTCGATCCCGGAAGTCTCTTCTCAAAGAGTCGCCCCCGCGGCCTGGCCTCGAAGCGCCCCCACATCCACACGCTTCTCCACCCACGCGGCTGGAGACATCGGGGCCTGGAGAGGGACGACGCAGTCCGAGGCCGCGGCCTGTTGCCTGCGAAAGCCTTCCCCGCaacgagtgcatgcgcaaacGAGCCGGACCCGCCAGCTAGCCATGGACGGGGCAATCCGCAGACGGGTGTAAATCCGAGAGGCACGCACCCGGGTGAAGCGCCTTTCCAGCGGTCAATCGTTCCGCCGGACAGACGCCTGACAGTCGTGAGCCTCGACCTAAAGCGGGCGTGTGGCGCTGCGCTCTTCGATTTGCTCCGCCAGATACTGGAGAGGGACGCGGATATCGAGCCggtggagaaaggcgagcaggcagagaaaactCAGCAGGGGGCTGGGGCTCCGACGACGCCTGACACGGAGGCCGCTCAGAAGAGCGAGCGCGGAGAAAAAGGCTCTCAGTCAAACTTTGCGGGGCCCgagggagaggcggaaaacggagaagggaggcctgcaggagaagcaggcgacgcATCGACGCGGCTCGGCCCCGGGAGACCAGAGCGACCGGCGGCGGCGGGGCTGGCGGGGGACGCCAGGGcgaatgcatgcgctggGAAGGGGCGTGCTGGTCTTCCGTCCCCAGAGGAAATGCTGTGGAATCTGGCCGACTGGCACGAAGCCGTCGACgcgctctgcgtcgcctggcTAGCGGACGCAAGTCTCccccctgttctctctcttccacaaATCCCcgctttttcgccttctccatcttttcTGTCGTCATTGCCGaactctctttctccgtaTTTGCTGCGGCAGCCTGTGTCCTGTCTCTCTAATCGGAGAAGGCGGGCCGACACCAGTCTCTCTGGGACGCGCGCAGGAGACTGCGCCCGTGCAGAGTCGGGCCCTGTGTCCGAGGCGGGGTCTCCGAGGCCGGAAGAGGAAGGTTCACAGACAGAGGGGACTGTGGTTGCTGTGACAGGGGCGCAGGCCCAGAGGGAAACCggcggggagaaggaggccgagatgaagaaagaaaacgaaggtgagagaaaaggaggcaacgaagacgagagaaaggaagatgGGGTTGATGAATTAGGAGACTTTCACTGGGTTTTAAGTCTCGCAGATCTCCTGGCTGCGGATGTCCGGCGCCAACTCGCGACCGCCGCGGAGCGCGAAATCGACTTCGCATGCCTCGTGCAAATGGCAGACACCctgcagagggaagaagtgGAGCAGAAACAACTAGTTGGGCTGCCGTTGGAGCCGGTGGCGCGCAACGCTGACGCCGGAGACGATCGGGCCCCGAGTCCCAAGTACCCCGGCAGTGAGGGCAGCGCGGGGCGAGGCGGCAGCACACCGAGCGCATGTGGAACCGGGCCGACTGAGACTCGTTTGTTTCACCCCAGCTCCCTTTCTGCAGGCGCTTCAGCGTCGCCCTCTCTGTGCttgtcgtctgtctcttcgcccGCCTCTGGCGCCTCCGGCTCTTCCTACTCTCCCTCGAACGACGACCCTGCTGCCGCAGGAGCTGCTGCCGCCTTGGCGGCTCCTCaactttcgccttcttctcagcTGGGCACCCATGCGAAAGGGCCTTTTCTGGGCGCGTCGTCTGGCCGCTCACTGGCGTCGTTCGCTGCGCCCTCTGCCAGTCTTgcggcgcttctctctgcgtttgcgTGCATCCTCGAAGTCGATGTGCAAGATGCAGAAAGCCAGACGCGCATTGACGACAGATTTCACTGGGATCTCCGCCACGGGGACTCAGCCGTTCTCGCATACTGCCAGCAGCTGGGCGTCGACTTCGCCCTTCCACCGCGCCTCGTTGCGCTCTaccgcgtcgccttccacaGAGGCGTTGAGCGCCGCAAGCGAGACCTGgtctccgaatataagccggAGCTGAAACGCTTCCACTGTGCGCGAGGCCTCGCGCCGCCCTTGGGGACTGTAGCGAAAACTCGCGCGCCCATGCGAGAGCAACGCTTCGGTGGTGGCCAGCTCTTCTACAGACCTAATAG GACTTTGTTcgacgaaggcggcagagCGGGTCTTTCCGgatcgcttcttcttccgtggTCCTCTTACATCGTGTCCTTTCGCCGGACACAACCTAGCATTCGGCGTCCCCTTTTTCTTTACCCGCCAGCGAGCTCCGCTTGCACTTTggtttctctcctgcctcaCACTGCGCTCGAGCGTCtgccgtctccgtttctcgctggcgctcctccctctctttcctcggactctcctttcctcggtCGCGGCCCTCGTGCTGAGGACGGGGCGGCTGGATCCGGCGACAGCAAACGAGTATCTCTCTCGCAAGAAGCGGacaaagaacagagacggtctctgctcttcgacagagacggagagcgacTCAGCGACAGCTCTGCACACGCTCACGACGTCGCGGACTTCGGCCCTCTGGTTTTCAGAGGCCCCGCTGCCGCTTCGTGGCCTGGCAGAAGAGCCGGtcacaaacgaagaagaaggtga
- a CDS encoding dgat2l1-prov protein (encoded by transcript TGME49_226370~Signal peptide predicted by SignalP 2.0 HMM (probability 0.823) with cleavage site probability 0.784 at residue 19~Predicted trans-membrane domain (TMHMM2.0):9-32:65-88), which yields MWAEVGQFLLVVVAPPVLGLYFIHSLFFPTVWRTDRAKPYRRTGVLPAQEQLPLLVRVRSYVATRILSSLLLTCVFMNLFCLLHLRTVAWWYIPYAVWCIAFAEKLGKPLGYPSKWMRTSRFWNWVAEYFPFTLLKENSATQFPTDKNYLFGFHPHGVLGFSCCGQFAGMPPRPENNLAALLPGLDFRVTTLEVNMRTPFFRHILQFLGFISCSKGTIRRVLESKDKGKAVVLLVGGGREALMAEEGKNDLVLKKRKGFFELALRTGASVVPVYALGENDLYTVLKSPLATLLSEQTMRIFGFSCPLFFGRGAFQMFLPLRVPTFTMIGDPIECKQTENPTEEDIVQLRQQYCEALRRVFNKVKDAYRPKREFQYLRIVE from the exons ATGTGGGCGGAGGTCGGACAATTCCTGCTGGTCGTTGTGGCGCCGCCTGTCCTGGGACTCTACTTCATCCACTCACTTTTTTTCCCCACCGTCTGGCGAACAGACCGCGCGAAGCCTTACCGGCGAACGGGCGTTCTGCCTGCTCAGGAGCAACTCCCGCTGCTGGTTCGAGTTCGCTCCTACGTGGCCACGCGCATTCTGTCCTCGCTCCTCCTCACTTGCGTCTTCATGaatctcttctgtctcctccacctGCGAACCGTAGCCTGGTGGTACATTCCCTACGCAGTCTGGTGCATTGCCTTCGCGGAGAAGCTCGGAAAACCCCTGGGGTACCCCTCCAAATGG ATGCGCACGTCGCGCTTTTGGAATTGGGTGGCCGAGTACTTTCCCTTTACGCTGCTGAAGGAGAACTCTGCGACACAGTTCCCCACAGATAAAAACTACCTTTTCGGTTTCCATCCG CACGGGGTCTTGGGATTCTCCTGCTGCGGGCAGTTCGCGGGTATGCCCCCAAGGCCAGAGAATAACCTcgctgcccttcttcctg GTCTGGACTTCCGAGTGACGACTCTCGAGGTCAACATGCGCACGCCCTTCTTCCGACACATTCTCCAGTTTCTCGGATTTATTTCATGCAGCAAGGGAACCATCCGTAGAGTCCTCGAAAG CAAGGACAAAGGGAAGGCAGTCGTTCTTCTGGTCGGCGGCGGCCGCGAGGCGCTTATGGCAGAAGAGGGAAAAAATGACCTCGTTCTAAAAAAACGGAAAGGCTTTTTTGAGTTAGCCCTCAGGACAGGTGCCTCCGTGGTTCCG GTGTACGCCCTTGGCGAGAACGATTTGTACACCGTGCTCAAGTCACCCCTGGCTACGCTGCTCAGTGAGCAAACCATGCGCATCTTCGGCTTTTCCTGcccgctcttcttcg GTCGCGGCGCGTTCCAAatgtttcttcctttgcgAGTGCCGACATTCACCATGATAGGCGATCCGATTGAGTGCAAACAAACGGAAAACCCCACTGAGGAAGACATTGTTCAG CTGAGGCAGCAGTACTGCGAGGCACTCAGGCGAGTCTTCAACAAAGTGAAA GATGCCTACCGTCCTAAGCGAGAGTTTCAGTACCTTCGCATTGTGGAGTGA